The Bradyrhizobium guangxiense genomic sequence CCGACCTGCCCTGGCTGATCGGTCCGATGCAACCGCGCATCTTCGGCCCGTATGAGCCGATCCGGCGCGACTATCCGATTCAAGAATACCTCGACGACCTCAAGGGCACCGGCGTCACCCGCTCGGTCTATGTGCAGACCAATTGGGCCAACGACCGTTTCGAGGACGAGGCGGCCTGGGTGCAACAGACGGCGGACCAACACGGCTGGCCGCACGCGATCGTCGCCTATGCCAATTTTTCCGTCGAGGACGTGCGTCCCCAGCTCGATTGCCTGAAGCGGTATCCGCTGGTGCGCGGCGTGCGCATGCAGCTGCACTGGCACGAGAACCCGCTCTACCGCTTTGCAGCCCGCGCCGATCTTTGCGCCGACCCGACGATCCAGCGCAATGTCGCCCGTCTTGCCGAGTATGGCTGGAGCTTCGATTTGCAGGTATTCACGGCCCAAATGCCGCAGGCCGCAGCACTGGCCGAGTCCTGCCCCGGCGTGACCTTCATCCTCCAGCATGCCGGCATGCTCGAAGATCTCTCGCCTGCGGGCCGCTCCGCCTGGCGCGGCGGGATGGCCCGGCTCGCGGCCTGCCCGAACGTGGTGTCAAAACTTTCCGGGCTCGGCACCTTCATCCATCGCAACGATCCCGCGCACATCGCCGCCGTGCTCACCGATACCGTCGCGATCTTCGGCGCCGAGCGCTGCCTGTTCGGCTCCAACTTCCCGATCGAGAAATTGTGGACCAGCTATCGCGAGTTCGTCGGCGCCTTTCGCACGGCCGCCGCGCCGTTCAGCGCCGAGCAGCAGGATGCCATGTTCAGGACGACGGCGATCCGCGTCTACCGGCTTTGACAGACAAGAAACAGGACAGGGAGGGCAATGAATGGCGCTGGAGATCAAGATCCTGGACTATGGCGATATCGAGCTGGAATCGAGCTTTCTGGTGCTCGGCCGCGACTGCGGCCGGACCCGCCGCGTGCTCACGCTCGGCTTCCTGATCCTCGGCGGCAAATATCCGGTCGTGGTCGACACCGGCTACCGCTCCAACCAGATCATGGAGACGCTGGGCATGCGCGGATTGCAGTACCACGAGAACATGATCGAAAACCAGCTCGCACGCCACGGCGTGCGCATGGGCGACGTCCGCTTCGTCTGCCACACCCATCTGCACATCGACCATGCCGGCAAGGACGATCTGTTCCCGATGAACACGACTGTCGTACTCAACCGCAAGGAGCTCGAATATTCGGTCTCCGGCCTGATGCACCCGCAATATCCGGCGCCGGACATCAAGCATCTGATCGACCGGTTGCACACCAAGAGCGCGCTGCGCTTCCTCGATCTCGAGATCACCGGCCCGATCGAACTGATGCCCGGGGTCTATTGCGACGCCGCCAATGCGCACACGGAGGGCTCGATGAACATCATCGTCGAGACTGCGGATGGGATCGCCACTATCTGCGGCGACGTGATCTACGATTTCAACGACCAGATCGTCACGCCGTTCAACGAGATTCACGATTGGGAGCCGCGCACGACCGGCAACCACGGCACCAGCAAGCGGGCGGAGAAGGCCTCGATCAAGAAGCTGCTCAGCAATTCGCGCTATCTGCTGCCGGTGCATGACCGTCCCGCCAAGATCGAAGGCGGCAACGTCGTCGGGCGCCTGCACGACCAGGTCCCCGGCCCGATCGTGCAATCGCTGCCTGCACGCAATTGGTTCCCGGCGTAACGGGGCTCGAGGATCAACTGATGACGCACGTCACCTTGCGAAGCGAATTCGAGATCCTGATCGACCCCTACGCGCCCGTCGCGCAGGTAGGTACCGGCTTCGACTTCACAGAGGGGCCGATCTGGCATCCGGTCGATCACTACCTCTTGTTCTCGGACATGCCGGGCGACGTGCGCCGGCGCTGGGATGCGCGGCGCGGAGTGGTCGAGGTCAGGCGTCCCTCGAACAAGTGCAACGGCATGACCTATGATGCCGAGCTCAACCTGATCGTCTGCGAGCACGCGACCTCGCAGCTGATCCGCGAACGGCCGGATGGGCGGCGCGAGGTGCTGGCCTCGCATTTTGGGGGACAAGAGCTCAACAGCCCCAATGACGTCTGCGTGCACTCCTCCGGTGCGATCTATTTCTCGGACCCCTGGTACGGCCGCATGCCGGTCTATGGCGTCGAGCGCCCACGCCAGCTTGGCTTCCAGGGCGTCTATCGCGTCGTACCCGGCGGCGAACCGAAGCTCGTCGTCGACCGTCACCTGTTCGACCAGCCGAACGGGCTCTGCTTCTCGCCGGACGAGAAGCTGCTCTATGTCAACGACACCGTTCAGGCGCTGATCCGCGTCTTCGACGTGGCTGGTGACGGTTCGCTGTCGAATGCGAGGGTGTTCGCAAGTGGCATCAAATCCGAGCTCGAGCCCGGCCTGCCCGACGGCATGAAATGCGACCAGCATGGCAATGTCTGGGTCACCGCACCGGGCGGCGTCTGGGTCTACTCCCCGCGCGGCGAGCTGCTCGGCAAGGTCCGTGTGCCCGAGCTCGTCGCCAACCTCGCCTGGGGTGGACCGGATTTCCGCACGCTGTATTTGACCTCGACCCATTCGGTCTATGCGATCCCGACCAAGGCCGGCCCGCGGCATGAGCCCTATATGAGTGGCCGGCGAAGCGGTGGTGGCGCGACCGCAAGCTCTTCGGCAGCGGCACCCGTCCTCGCCGACGGCGAGATGCGGCTCGACCCGCAGCGTTGCGCCATGATTATCCAGGACCTTCAGAACGACGTCATCATGGACGGCGGCGCGTTCGCCGAGTCCGGAGCTCCCGGCCACGCGAAGCAACAGCATGTCGTCGATAACGTCCGCCGCCTGGCGGAAGCCGCACGCGCACGAGGCGTCGCCATCATTCATGTCTGGTTCGTGGTCGAGCCGGGCGCGCCTGGCGTGACGCTGAATGCACCGCTGTTCGAAGGCCTGGTCGACAGCAAGGCGATGGTGCGCGGAAGCTGGGGCGCGGCGCCGGTCTCCGGCCTCGAGCCACGGCCCGGTGACTTCGTGGTCGAGAAGATGCGCATGAGCGCCTGGGAAGGCACGCGGCTGGAGACGATTCTAAAAGCGACCGGGCGCGACATGATCATCAACACCGGCGCCTGGACCAACATGTCGGTCGAGCACACCGCCCGCACCGGCGCGGACAAGGGCTACTTCATGATCGTGCCGGAGGATTGCTGCTCGACCATGAACGCGGACTGGCACGCCGCCTCGATCAATTTTGCCATGCAGAACGTCGCGATCGTCACCCGGGCAGATGCCGTCATCAGA encodes the following:
- a CDS encoding amidohydrolase family protein, whose translation is MTDIVDGHHHIWRQADLPWLIGPMQPRIFGPYEPIRRDYPIQEYLDDLKGTGVTRSVYVQTNWANDRFEDEAAWVQQTADQHGWPHAIVAYANFSVEDVRPQLDCLKRYPLVRGVRMQLHWHENPLYRFAARADLCADPTIQRNVARLAEYGWSFDLQVFTAQMPQAAALAESCPGVTFILQHAGMLEDLSPAGRSAWRGGMARLAACPNVVSKLSGLGTFIHRNDPAHIAAVLTDTVAIFGAERCLFGSNFPIEKLWTSYREFVGAFRTAAAPFSAEQQDAMFRTTAIRVYRL
- a CDS encoding isochorismatase family protein; this translates as MTHVTLRSEFEILIDPYAPVAQVGTGFDFTEGPIWHPVDHYLLFSDMPGDVRRRWDARRGVVEVRRPSNKCNGMTYDAELNLIVCEHATSQLIRERPDGRREVLASHFGGQELNSPNDVCVHSSGAIYFSDPWYGRMPVYGVERPRQLGFQGVYRVVPGGEPKLVVDRHLFDQPNGLCFSPDEKLLYVNDTVQALIRVFDVAGDGSLSNARVFASGIKSELEPGLPDGMKCDQHGNVWVTAPGGVWVYSPRGELLGKVRVPELVANLAWGGPDFRTLYLTSTHSVYAIPTKAGPRHEPYMSGRRSGGGATASSSAAAPVLADGEMRLDPQRCAMIIQDLQNDVIMDGGAFAESGAPGHAKQQHVVDNVRRLAEAARARGVAIIHVWFVVEPGAPGVTLNAPLFEGLVDSKAMVRGSWGAAPVSGLEPRPGDFVVEKMRMSAWEGTRLETILKATGRDMIINTGAWTNMSVEHTARTGADKGYFMIVPEDCCSTMNADWHAASINFAMQNVAIVTRADAVIRALG
- a CDS encoding MBL fold metallo-hydrolase; translation: MALEIKILDYGDIELESSFLVLGRDCGRTRRVLTLGFLILGGKYPVVVDTGYRSNQIMETLGMRGLQYHENMIENQLARHGVRMGDVRFVCHTHLHIDHAGKDDLFPMNTTVVLNRKELEYSVSGLMHPQYPAPDIKHLIDRLHTKSALRFLDLEITGPIELMPGVYCDAANAHTEGSMNIIVETADGIATICGDVIYDFNDQIVTPFNEIHDWEPRTTGNHGTSKRAEKASIKKLLSNSRYLLPVHDRPAKIEGGNVVGRLHDQVPGPIVQSLPARNWFPA